GTGCCGCACGCCTGAATCCCTTCATGGTGCAGGCTGGAGCCTCCCAATTCAAGCAGCGTTAACAATGATTTAAACCGCGCTCAGATTTAGGTGCCTGAATACCTTCTGCCACATTGCCGCCGCAGCCGGCGCGGTGCGGCTTTGCCAAAAGCGCGTGGCGGCCCACAATCGCGACACGATTTGGTGCTCTCCTTTTGGCTTCCGGATGTGGGGAGTTTTTCCGGAAGCTTAACGTCGCCTGAACACGTGCGAGCATACACCGGTCAACGGTGGATCACTTGGGTGGTTCTTGGGGCAAGGGGTGGATGGTCGGAGCCAATCCGAAATTCCAGAAGGTTGATCGTGCCGACCCGGTAACTTTCCCGGGCACGCGCCGTCATGCCCTGCCCGTTCGACGGCATTGGCTTGCGCTGGCCGCATTGTTTGTGCCGCTGTCTTTCGTTCTGGTTCAATGCGGCAAGGCGCCGAGCGCCGGAATGCTGGCGGCGAACACCCAAGGCACCGGCGACAGCTTCGAAGAACGGTTCCCCAAACCGCAATTCAACGACCGTTTCCCGACCGCGAGCGAAAGCCTGGTCCAGGTCCAGAAGCAGGTCGCGCTGGCGCCAGCCCCGCGAACGGTTCGCACCGAGCCGGTCCGGGTGGCGTCGCTGAACCCAATCCTGCCCCTTCCCAAGCCGACCGAGCGCGAAGAACTGACCACGCTGGTCAGCATGAAATCCTCCGCCTTCCCTTATTTCGGCAACAACCCGCGCTCCGATGCGCCGTTCCTCAATATCTCGAACGGTGAACGCAAGGGCCATCGCAGCTATGGCGGCCGGGTCTACTGGCAAAATGAGACCTACAACGACAGCCGCGTGCTGGTGCATGTCCCCGAGACGTTCGACGCCCGCAAGCCCGGCGTGATCGTGGTGTTCTTCCACGGCAACGGCGCGACGCTCGAACGCGACGTTCGCGACCGCCAACTGGTTCCGCAGCAGATTTCGGATTCAGGCGTCAACGCCGTGTTGCTCGCGCCGCAGCTCGCGGTAAACGCCGCGGATTCCAGCGCCGGCAAATTCTGGGAGCCCGGCGGCTTCAAACGCTTCATCGATGAATCGGCCAGTCACCTCGCCCGCCTCTACGGCGATCCGAAATCGGCGCAGACGTTCGCGAACATGCCGATCGTGATCGTCGGCTACAGCGGCGGTTTCCTGCCGACCGCCTGGAGCCTTGAGGTCGGCGGCATCCCCAACCGCGTCCGCGGCGTGTTCCTGCTCGATGCCGTCTATGGCGAACTGGACAAGTTCGCGTCGTGGATCGAGAAAAACCGCTCCGGCTTCTTCGTCAGTTCCTACACCCGTTACACCAAGCCACGTGACCGGGAACTGATCGAGATGCTGCGCGACAAGGGCATCACCGTCACCGAGAACATGGATGGGCCGCTGCGGCCCGGCAGCGTTGTGTTCGTGCAGACGCCCGCCGGCGTCACGCATCGCGATTACGTGAC
The Bradyrhizobium sp. KBS0727 genome window above contains:
- a CDS encoding alpha/beta hydrolase, translating into MVGANPKFQKVDRADPVTFPGTRRHALPVRRHWLALAALFVPLSFVLVQCGKAPSAGMLAANTQGTGDSFEERFPKPQFNDRFPTASESLVQVQKQVALAPAPRTVRTEPVRVASLNPILPLPKPTEREELTTLVSMKSSAFPYFGNNPRSDAPFLNISNGERKGHRSYGGRVYWQNETYNDSRVLVHVPETFDARKPGVIVVFFHGNGATLERDVRDRQLVPQQISDSGVNAVLLAPQLAVNAADSSAGKFWEPGGFKRFIDESASHLARLYGDPKSAQTFANMPIVIVGYSGGFLPTAWSLEVGGIPNRVRGVFLLDAVYGELDKFASWIEKNRSGFFVSSYTRYTKPRDRELIEMLRDKGITVTENMDGPLRPGSVVFVQTPAGVTHRDYVTQAWTENPVREVLVKMAESPAFTRMASAPSPANR